The following proteins come from a genomic window of Nautilia profundicola AmH:
- the gltB gene encoding glutamate synthase large subunit, translating to MSKMLEFKDNCGFGVIAHIKGKETHEMVNQALEALERMMHRGAIAADGKSGDGSGLLFSLPKDFFRKIAHAQGVDLPDTFGIGVIFLKNENQKTIIEEYCEKNDLKIALWREVPVNTEALGELALKTLPKIYHAFIVPNSIIAIKRFEELLYLTRKEIENFIEDRDFYIPTFSSKKIAYKGLLMPNHIKEFYPDLADKDFKISFALFHQRFSTNTLPEWRLAQPFRFIAHNGEINSIQANRINALIKSESIKSEVFTKEELERLLPIVRFDESDSSSLDRMVEFLIMNGMDFFKTIRALIPMPWQNAPYLDSELKAFYEYFSTRFEAWDGPAAVSVTDGRYIGVVLDRNGLRPAKYVITKDDTILIASEYGVIDFPEEDIVERGKLQSGQMIGVDTKFGVVLKNKDIDEYLKSSNPYTKWLNENMIYLQEYIENPYAIDEQIELTELIYKQRYAGITKEIINLVITPMMEDGKEPTGSMGDDTPLACFSDYPFRSFNDFFRQKFAQVTNPPIDSLREKIVMSLNTGFGEIHNILDEAPEHAKRIKTTSPILTQTKLSVLKSFGDETSPRFESDYKNATYSTAFKNDLKKSLEELTDKIVEDVRNGVRIIFLDDSEIDKDHKTMPMAMVIGRLHKKLLDAKLRHLTSIVALTSEVTNPHDAAVMIAYGATAIYPYLLFKTVCQLCDEKGLNRDDALFNVHSALNKGILKIMSKMGISTIASYRNSALFDIIGLSNEVQEECFIGSKTLLPGLTYEDIEERLNIRHQKAFEEEKILPGGVIKQRKGEEYHEITPQVTRAFLKAIKSGEKADYEEFKNLVENRRPTYIRDFLDIKSDRKPISIDKVEPRENIIKRFIGAAMSIGALSPEAHEILAEAMNSLGARTNSGEGGEDKKRNGTIKQSKIRQVASGRFGVTPEYLVNAEEIQIKVAQGAKPGEGGQLPGFKVTTYIAKLRHTTPGKTLISPPPHHDIYSIEDLAQLIFDLKQINPEATISVKLVSTAGVGTIAAGVAKAYADQIVISGSEGGTGAAPITSIRHAGNPWEIGLIEAHNALKENHLRKYVALETDGALKIGRDVMFAALLGAEYYAFGTSLLMAVDCIFCRSCQTNKCPVGITTQDEDYRAKFKGNVEKVKNYIIALAEDVREWLARIGYTSLDEVIGRNDLITVKDIDLAKKFDFSMIFRQVEGVNTKQVENEPFDKNEFEKEMLELVMDTIKNPNHKSVVKAEICNLNRSFGARISGVVAKYYGDEGLTDDSIVFNLTGTAGQSFGVFLSKGITLRLQGVANDYVGKGMAGGKIIITPAKGAGAGNTCLYGATAGKLFISGPVGERFAVRNSGAVAIVEGTGDHPCEYMTGGEVIILGKTGINFGAGMTGGVAFVYDKEHEFVDKINAELIEIRRIDIDENEKPKIYLKKRLIEYYNATGSEKAKYILDNFRSEVRHFWLVTPKDNRPPLDPNDMD from the coding sequence ATGTCTAAAATGTTAGAATTTAAAGATAACTGCGGTTTTGGTGTTATTGCACATATTAAAGGTAAAGAAACTCATGAAATGGTTAATCAAGCCCTCGAAGCACTTGAGAGAATGATGCACAGAGGCGCTATTGCGGCTGATGGTAAATCTGGAGACGGAAGCGGTCTTCTTTTTTCACTTCCTAAAGATTTTTTCAGAAAAATAGCTCACGCACAAGGAGTTGATCTTCCTGATACATTTGGTATAGGTGTTATATTTTTAAAAAATGAAAATCAAAAAACTATTATCGAAGAATACTGTGAAAAAAATGATTTAAAAATAGCATTATGGAGAGAAGTTCCTGTAAATACGGAAGCTCTTGGTGAATTAGCATTAAAAACACTTCCAAAAATTTATCATGCTTTTATCGTTCCGAATTCAATTATAGCTATTAAAAGGTTTGAAGAACTTTTATACTTAACAAGAAAAGAGATTGAAAACTTCATTGAAGACAGAGATTTTTATATCCCTACATTCAGCTCTAAAAAAATAGCCTACAAAGGCTTATTGATGCCGAATCACATTAAAGAGTTTTACCCTGATTTGGCGGATAAAGACTTTAAAATCTCATTCGCACTGTTCCATCAGAGATTCTCTACAAATACACTTCCTGAATGGAGACTTGCACAGCCTTTTAGATTCATCGCCCATAACGGTGAGATCAACTCAATCCAGGCAAACAGAATCAACGCTTTAATCAAAAGCGAATCAATCAAATCTGAAGTATTTACAAAAGAAGAGCTTGAAAGACTTCTTCCGATAGTGAGATTTGACGAAAGTGACAGTAGTTCACTCGATCGTATGGTTGAATTTTTAATTATGAACGGAATGGATTTCTTTAAAACAATAAGAGCGCTTATTCCTATGCCGTGGCAAAACGCTCCATATCTTGACAGTGAGCTTAAAGCGTTTTACGAATACTTTTCAACAAGATTCGAAGCGTGGGACGGACCTGCGGCCGTTAGTGTTACTGACGGAAGATATATAGGAGTCGTACTTGACAGAAATGGTCTTAGACCTGCAAAATACGTAATTACAAAAGACGACACCATCCTTATCGCAAGCGAATACGGTGTAATCGATTTCCCTGAAGAAGATATCGTAGAAAGAGGAAAACTCCAATCAGGCCAGATGATCGGTGTGGATACGAAATTCGGCGTGGTTCTTAAAAACAAAGATATAGACGAATATCTAAAATCAAGCAACCCTTATACAAAATGGCTGAATGAAAATATGATTTACCTTCAGGAATATATTGAAAACCCGTATGCTATTGATGAACAGATTGAACTGACAGAACTTATATATAAACAAAGATATGCGGGAATTACAAAAGAAATTATCAACCTTGTAATAACTCCTATGATGGAAGACGGAAAAGAACCGACAGGAAGTATGGGTGACGATACTCCTCTTGCTTGTTTCAGCGATTATCCTTTCAGAAGTTTCAACGACTTTTTCAGACAAAAATTCGCTCAGGTTACAAACCCTCCTATCGATTCACTAAGAGAAAAAATCGTAATGAGTTTAAACACGGGATTCGGTGAAATCCACAACATCCTTGACGAAGCGCCTGAACACGCAAAAAGAATTAAAACAACTTCACCTATTCTTACACAAACTAAACTGAGCGTTCTTAAAAGTTTCGGTGATGAAACTTCTCCGAGATTTGAGAGTGATTACAAAAACGCAACATACTCTACCGCGTTTAAAAACGATCTTAAAAAATCACTTGAAGAACTTACTGACAAAATTGTTGAAGACGTGAGAAACGGTGTAAGAATCATATTCCTTGATGACAGTGAAATTGATAAAGATCATAAAACAATGCCGATGGCAATGGTGATAGGAAGACTTCACAAAAAACTTCTTGATGCAAAACTCAGACACCTTACAAGTATAGTGGCTCTTACAAGTGAGGTAACAAATCCTCACGACGCGGCTGTAATGATCGCTTACGGAGCTACTGCTATTTATCCGTATCTTTTATTTAAAACTGTGTGTCAATTATGTGACGAAAAAGGTTTAAACAGAGACGACGCTCTGTTTAACGTACACAGCGCACTTAACAAAGGTATTTTGAAAATTATGTCAAAAATGGGTATTTCTACGATCGCAAGTTACAGAAACTCGGCTCTGTTTGACATTATAGGTCTAAGTAACGAAGTACAGGAAGAGTGCTTTATAGGAAGTAAAACACTGCTTCCGGGACTTACTTACGAAGACATTGAAGAAAGACTTAATATCAGACATCAAAAAGCATTTGAAGAAGAAAAAATACTTCCTGGCGGAGTTATTAAGCAAAGAAAAGGCGAAGAATATCACGAAATTACGCCTCAGGTTACAAGAGCTTTCCTTAAAGCAATCAAATCAGGCGAAAAAGCGGATTATGAAGAGTTTAAAAACCTTGTAGAAAACAGACGCCCTACTTACATAAGAGATTTCCTTGATATTAAAAGCGACAGAAAGCCTATATCAATAGATAAAGTAGAGCCTCGCGAAAACATTATCAAAAGATTCATCGGTGCGGCTATGAGTATCGGTGCACTAAGCCCTGAAGCGCATGAAATCTTAGCCGAAGCCATGAACAGCCTGGGTGCGAGAACAAACTCAGGTGAAGGCGGGGAAGACAAAAAAAGAAACGGCACAATCAAACAGAGCAAAATCAGACAGGTTGCATCTGGTAGATTTGGTGTAACTCCTGAATACCTTGTAAACGCGGAAGAGATCCAGATTAAAGTGGCTCAGGGTGCAAAACCGGGTGAAGGAGGACAGCTTCCTGGATTTAAAGTTACGACTTACATCGCTAAACTCAGACACACAACACCTGGAAAAACGCTTATTTCACCACCTCCTCACCACGATATCTATTCAATTGAGGATTTGGCACAACTTATATTCGACCTTAAACAGATAAACCCTGAAGCTACTATCAGCGTTAAACTTGTTTCAACTGCGGGAGTCGGAACAATCGCTGCCGGTGTTGCAAAAGCTTATGCAGATCAGATCGTAATCAGCGGTAGCGAAGGTGGAACCGGTGCAGCTCCTATCACGTCTATAAGACATGCGGGTAACCCGTGGGAGATCGGACTTATCGAAGCACACAACGCACTAAAAGAAAACCACTTAAGAAAATACGTAGCACTCGAAACAGACGGTGCGCTTAAAATCGGAAGAGACGTTATGTTTGCAGCTCTTTTAGGTGCTGAATACTATGCGTTCGGTACAAGCCTTTTAATGGCAGTTGACTGTATCTTCTGTAGAAGCTGTCAGACAAACAAATGTCCTGTGGGAATTACAACTCAGGATGAAGACTACAGAGCCAAATTCAAAGGTAACGTAGAAAAAGTTAAAAACTACATCATTGCACTTGCGGAAGACGTAAGAGAATGGCTGGCAAGAATCGGTTACACTTCACTTGACGAAGTAATCGGAAGAAACGACTTAATTACCGTTAAAGATATCGATTTAGCAAAAAAATTCGACTTTTCTATGATATTCAGACAGGTTGAGGGTGTAAACACTAAACAGGTTGAAAACGAACCGTTTGACAAAAACGAATTTGAAAAAGAGATGCTCGAACTTGTAATGGATACAATCAAAAATCCAAACCACAAATCAGTCGTAAAAGCCGAAATCTGCAACCTGAACAGAAGTTTCGGTGCAAGAATAAGCGGTGTTGTGGCTAAATACTACGGTGATGAAGGTCTTACTGATGACAGTATCGTATTTAACCTTACAGGTACTGCCGGACAGAGTTTCGGGGTATTTTTAAGTAAAGGTATTACCTTAAGACTCCAGGGAGTTGCTAACGATTACGTAGGTAAAGGAATGGCCGGAGGTAAAATCATAATCACTCCTGCAAAAGGCGCAGGTGCAGGAAATACGTGTCTGTACGGTGCAACTGCAGGTAAACTATTTATTTCTGGACCTGTAGGAGAGAGATTTGCCGTAAGAAACTCAGGCGCTGTTGCAATCGTAGAAGGTACGGGTGATCATCCGTGTGAATATATGACAGGCGGTGAAGTTATTATCCTCGGTAAAACAGGTATCAACTTCGGTGCGGGTATGACAGGCGGAGTTGCGTTTGTTTACGACAAAGAGCATGAATTTGTAGATAAAATAAATGCGGAACTCATCGAAATCAGAAGAATCGACATCGACGAAAACGAAAAACCTAAAATTTACCTCAAAAAAAGATTAATCGAATACTATAACGCAACGGGAAGCGAAAAAGCGAAATACATTCTTGATAACTTCAGAAGCGAAGTTAGACATTTCTGGCTTGTTACTCCAAAAGATAACCGCCCACCTCTTGATCCGAACGATATGGATTAA